From one Sphingomonas sp. BT-65 genomic stretch:
- a CDS encoding 50S ribosomal protein L11 methyltransferase translates to MTSWKVILPCTRDEAEAIGFEGAELLGIEPAPVLLTSETIPDDPLAWQLEAFFEAKPGKAEITALRMLVPSAGEAKAVTEKLPDADWVTLSQAGIEPVHAGRFYVHTASNKGEVPEGAKAFQIEAGRAFGTGTHETTSGCLLTLDAMRARGEVVRNLLDIGTGTGLLAFAAMHLWPRAYATASDIDSVAVEVTRENAAANGVELGDGAGQLALAAAPGLEHPLLIGRAPYDLIIANVLAGPLIELAPSIAAALSEGGTLVLAGLLDTQAERVAHAYRRQGLRLAGRIPRGDWPALRLRKRMRYGWDRVSRPGADGLGLAPGFGSW, encoded by the coding sequence ATGACCAGCTGGAAGGTCATCCTGCCCTGCACCCGCGACGAGGCGGAGGCGATCGGCTTCGAGGGCGCCGAACTGCTCGGCATCGAGCCCGCGCCGGTGCTGCTGACCAGCGAGACCATCCCGGACGACCCGCTTGCCTGGCAGCTCGAAGCCTTTTTCGAGGCCAAGCCTGGCAAGGCCGAGATCACCGCGCTGCGCATGCTGGTGCCGAGCGCGGGCGAGGCCAAGGCAGTCACGGAGAAGCTGCCCGACGCGGACTGGGTGACGCTGAGCCAGGCGGGGATCGAGCCGGTCCACGCCGGCCGCTTCTACGTCCACACCGCGAGCAACAAGGGCGAGGTGCCGGAAGGCGCCAAGGCCTTCCAGATCGAAGCCGGGCGCGCCTTCGGCACCGGCACGCACGAGACCACCAGCGGCTGCCTGCTCACGCTCGACGCGATGCGCGCGCGGGGCGAGGTGGTGCGCAACCTGCTCGATATCGGCACCGGCACCGGGTTGCTCGCCTTCGCCGCGATGCATTTGTGGCCGCGCGCCTATGCGACGGCATCGGACATCGATTCCGTCGCGGTCGAGGTGACGCGCGAGAACGCCGCTGCCAACGGCGTGGAGCTGGGCGACGGCGCGGGCCAGCTCGCGCTCGCCGCGGCGCCGGGGCTCGAGCACCCGCTGCTGATCGGCCGTGCGCCCTATGATCTGATCATCGCCAACGTGCTCGCCGGGCCGCTGATCGAGCTGGCGCCGAGCATTGCGGCGGCGCTCTCCGAGGGTGGGACGCTGGTGCTCGCTGGGCTGCTCGACACCCAGGCCGAGCGCGTCGCGCATGCCTATCGCCGCCAGGGGCTGCGGCTCGCGGGCCGGATTCCGAGGGGCGACTGGCCCGCGCTGCGGCTGCGCAAGCGCATGCGCTATGGCTGGGACCGGGTGTCGCGGCCGGGGGCCGATGGCCTCGGATTGGCGCCGGGTTTCGGGAGCTGGTGA
- a CDS encoding efflux RND transporter periplasmic adaptor subunit, translating into MADANPNPKLDEFLGGRVTPPWQRYAKWVALVLVVIAVAFGLWRYFGTSETGGYATQKVDRGALTVTVSATGKLAPTNQVQVGSELSGLITKVMVDVNDRVTAGQTLALIDQSRLNDTIQQGEAAVAAAQATVAQNQATVTESRSQLARFEEVSRLSGGRVPAKTEMDNARAAVARAQATLRASQAQVVSQQAALRSNVTQRDKAVIRSPVNGVVLARQVEPGQTVAASFNTPTLFVIAEDLGAMELQVAIDEADVGQVKDGQKANFTVDAFPGETFPATIQRVDVGSNLSAQSTSSSSTSTSSTTGQVVSYAATLSVANAQQKLRPGMTATAEIVTLQKNNVLLVPNAALRFTPSDGNAQQASGGGMAGALVPRRGRRGGQATEKSATITRGARQTVYVKGADGQPQAIQVTTGDTNGQVTEILSGDLKEGMEVITGQYAGESSGSSQRKSGGGQRRQGGGGGGNTGG; encoded by the coding sequence ATGGCCGATGCGAATCCCAACCCCAAGCTCGACGAATTCCTCGGCGGCAGGGTGACTCCGCCATGGCAGCGCTACGCCAAATGGGTCGCGCTGGTGCTGGTGGTGATCGCGGTCGCGTTCGGCCTGTGGCGCTATTTCGGGACCAGCGAGACGGGCGGCTATGCGACGCAGAAGGTCGACCGCGGCGCGCTCACCGTCACCGTCTCGGCCACCGGCAAGCTCGCCCCGACCAACCAGGTGCAGGTCGGCTCGGAGCTGTCGGGCCTGATCACTAAGGTGATGGTGGATGTGAACGATCGTGTCACCGCGGGCCAGACGCTCGCGCTGATCGATCAGTCGCGGCTCAACGACACGATCCAGCAGGGTGAGGCCGCGGTCGCCGCGGCGCAGGCGACCGTCGCGCAGAACCAGGCGACGGTGACCGAGTCGCGCAGCCAGCTCGCCCGCTTTGAGGAAGTGAGCCGCCTGTCGGGCGGGCGCGTGCCGGCCAAGACCGAGATGGACAATGCCCGCGCCGCGGTTGCCCGCGCGCAGGCGACATTGCGCGCTAGCCAGGCGCAGGTCGTCTCGCAGCAGGCGGCGCTGCGCTCCAACGTCACCCAGCGCGACAAGGCGGTGATCCGCTCGCCCGTCAACGGCGTGGTGCTGGCGCGGCAGGTCGAGCCGGGCCAGACCGTTGCGGCTTCGTTCAACACCCCGACCTTGTTCGTGATCGCCGAGGATTTGGGCGCGATGGAGCTGCAGGTCGCGATCGACGAGGCGGACGTGGGCCAGGTCAAGGACGGGCAGAAGGCGAACTTCACCGTCGACGCGTTCCCCGGGGAGACCTTCCCCGCGACGATCCAGCGAGTCGATGTCGGCTCGAACCTGTCGGCGCAGAGCACCAGCTCGTCCTCGACCAGCACGTCGAGCACGACGGGACAGGTCGTGTCCTATGCCGCGACTCTGAGCGTCGCCAATGCCCAGCAGAAATTGCGCCCGGGCATGACCGCGACGGCGGAGATCGTGACGCTGCAGAAGAACAACGTGCTGCTCGTCCCCAATGCGGCGCTGCGTTTCACGCCCAGCGACGGCAACGCGCAGCAGGCGAGCGGCGGCGGCATGGCGGGCGCGCTCGTGCCGCGGCGCGGTCGCCGCGGCGGCCAGGCGACGGAGAAGTCCGCGACGATCACCCGCGGGGCACGTCAGACCGTCTATGTGAAGGGCGCGGACGGCCAGCCCCAGGCGATCCAGGTCACCACCGGCGATACCAATGGCCAGGTGACCGAGATCCTGTCGGGCGATCTCAAGGAAGGGATGGAGGTCATCACCGGCCAATATGCGGGCGAATCCTCGGGCTCCAGCCAGCGCAAGTCGGGCGGCGGCCAGCGGCGCCAGGGCGGCGGTGGCGGAGGCAATACGGGTGGCTGA
- a CDS encoding GPI inositol-deacylase has translation MTQAEILPPPRSSFYAEAPRLAWALAELATKWRSLKDTPPGDGRPLLLLPGLANGDASMAAMHRFLRGRGYRTWRWRLGINLGVRSVGTDVERLIARIEQVYAEAGEQPVTLIGVSLGGILARVAAQRRPDLVREVVTISSPYAGPPTATNVWRHFEVLTGQKIDDPAASAMLAEAAAPLPMPATSIWSRSDGFVNGSICHEGDHDGARAIEVVSNHIGVHFRPQVLRVIAETLARDGQT, from the coding sequence ATGACCCAAGCCGAGATCCTGCCGCCGCCGCGATCCTCCTTCTATGCGGAGGCGCCGCGCCTCGCCTGGGCGCTTGCCGAACTCGCGACCAAGTGGCGCAGCCTCAAAGATACGCCTCCGGGCGATGGCCGGCCGCTGCTGCTGCTGCCCGGCCTTGCCAATGGCGACGCGTCGATGGCGGCAATGCACCGTTTCCTGCGCGGGCGCGGTTATCGCACCTGGCGCTGGCGGCTGGGCATCAACCTTGGCGTGCGCTCGGTCGGCACTGATGTCGAGCGGCTGATTGCGCGGATCGAGCAGGTCTATGCCGAGGCCGGCGAGCAGCCGGTGACGCTGATCGGCGTCAGCCTCGGCGGCATCCTCGCCCGCGTCGCCGCGCAGCGCCGGCCCGACCTAGTCCGCGAAGTGGTGACGATCTCGTCACCCTATGCCGGCCCGCCGACCGCGACCAATGTCTGGCGGCATTTCGAGGTGCTGACCGGCCAGAAGATCGACGATCCTGCCGCAAGCGCGATGCTCGCCGAAGCGGCCGCGCCGCTGCCGATGCCGGCAACGTCGATCTGGAGCCGCAGCGATGGCTTCGTCAACGGCAGCATCTGTCATGAGGGTGATCACGACGGCGCGCGCGCGATCGAAGTGGTCAGCAACCATATCGGCGTGCATTTCCGCCCGCAGGTCCTCCGCGTGATCGCCGAAACGCTGGCGCGCGACGGGCAGACCTAG
- a CDS encoding SDR family NAD(P)-dependent oxidoreductase, with translation MTIHILVTGSSRGIGAAILKAIDLPTVKAVGQGTRSGLPADFTDPAAPRALWDAALDALDGRIDVLVNNAGIFEAAPVELDEDDWLDAWERTMRVNLTAAAQLSRLAVRHWQARGSGGRIVNIASRAAYRGDSPAHWHYAASKAGMVGMTKSIARGFAREGILAFAICPGFTMTGMADEYMASRGGDKLLADIPLGRVAMPEEVATMARFCALEAPASMTGAVLDVNGASYVR, from the coding sequence ATGACGATCCATATCCTGGTCACCGGCAGCAGCCGGGGCATCGGCGCGGCGATTCTCAAGGCGATCGACCTCCCGACCGTGAAGGCGGTGGGGCAGGGGACGCGGAGCGGGCTGCCGGCCGACTTCACCGATCCCGCCGCGCCGCGCGCGCTGTGGGACGCGGCGCTCGATGCGCTCGACGGGCGGATCGACGTGCTGGTCAACAATGCGGGGATCTTCGAGGCGGCGCCGGTCGAGCTCGACGAGGACGACTGGCTCGACGCCTGGGAGCGGACGATGCGCGTCAACCTGACCGCTGCGGCGCAGCTCTCGCGGCTCGCGGTGCGGCACTGGCAGGCGCGCGGCAGCGGGGGACGTATCGTCAACATCGCCAGCCGCGCCGCCTATCGCGGCGACAGCCCGGCACACTGGCATTATGCCGCGTCCAAGGCCGGGATGGTCGGGATGACCAAGAGCATCGCCCGCGGCTTCGCGCGCGAGGGCATCCTCGCCTTCGCGATCTGCCCCGGCTTCACCATGACTGGAATGGCCGACGAGTATATGGCGAGCCGCGGCGGGGATAAGCTGCTCGCCGACATCCCCCTCGGCCGCGTCGCGATGCCCGAAGAGGTGGCGACGATGGCGCGGTTCTGCGCGCTCGAGGCTCCCGCCTCGATGACCGGCGCGGTGCTCGACGTGAACGGGGCGAGCTACGTTCGATAA
- a CDS encoding glycerophosphodiester phosphodiesterase — MAGMWRAALALIMVAGPAAAKETIMPAAKPIVIAHRGASGERPEHTLASYTLAIEQGADFIEPDLVMTKDGELVARHENNIADTTDVASHAEFKDRKTTKTIDGVKMTGWFTEDFTLAELKTLRAKERLPLLRRGNTQYDGQFEVPTLREVIALAKSAAVTRGRPVGIYPETKHPSYFASIGLPLEAKLLVELKAAGWDRADAPVFIQSFEVNNLKALSKQTKVRLIQLLDAEGGPADKAQPSYAAMITPAGLKEIATYAAGIGPAKVMVVTNDGAVTPLVADAHASGLKVHPWTFRAENFFLPAGLRSGINPAGHGRLEEEISRHLAAGVDGFFTDYPYHGVQARDRHSR, encoded by the coding sequence ATGGCGGGGATGTGGCGAGCGGCGCTTGCGCTGATTATGGTCGCGGGGCCCGCCGCGGCGAAGGAGACGATCATGCCAGCCGCCAAACCGATCGTCATCGCGCATCGCGGCGCCAGCGGCGAGCGGCCCGAACATACGCTGGCGTCCTACACCCTGGCGATCGAGCAGGGCGCCGACTTCATCGAGCCCGATCTGGTGATGACCAAGGACGGCGAGCTGGTCGCACGGCACGAGAACAACATCGCCGACACCACCGACGTCGCGAGCCACGCCGAGTTCAAGGACCGCAAGACGACCAAGACGATCGACGGGGTCAAGATGACCGGCTGGTTCACCGAGGATTTCACGCTTGCCGAGCTCAAGACACTGCGCGCCAAGGAGCGGCTGCCGCTGCTCCGGCGCGGCAACACGCAATATGACGGCCAGTTCGAGGTGCCGACGCTGCGCGAGGTGATCGCGCTGGCCAAGTCCGCCGCGGTGACGCGCGGGCGTCCGGTCGGCATCTATCCCGAGACCAAGCATCCGAGCTATTTCGCCTCGATCGGCCTGCCGCTGGAGGCGAAGCTGCTCGTTGAGCTCAAGGCGGCGGGCTGGGACCGCGCCGACGCGCCGGTGTTCATCCAGTCGTTCGAGGTGAACAATCTGAAGGCGCTGAGCAAGCAGACCAAGGTGCGCCTGATCCAGCTGCTCGACGCCGAGGGCGGTCCCGCAGACAAGGCGCAGCCGAGCTATGCGGCGATGATCACGCCCGCGGGGCTGAAGGAAATCGCCACCTATGCCGCGGGAATCGGCCCGGCCAAGGTGATGGTGGTAACGAATGACGGCGCCGTCACCCCGCTGGTCGCCGACGCGCACGCCTCCGGGCTCAAGGTCCATCCCTGGACGTTCCGGGCGGAGAATTTCTTCCTGCCCGCGGGGCTTCGCTCAGGCATCAATCCGGCTGGCCATGGGCGGCTGGAGGAGGAGATTTCGCGCCATCTCGCCGCCGGGGTGGATGGTTTCTTCACCGATTACCCTTATCACGGGGTTCAGGCGCGCGATCGGCATTCCCGTTGA
- a CDS encoding efflux transporter outer membrane subunit — MNRPTILTMLIAVPLAGCAVGLDYRPKGASELGVPAAYSVEAQQAAQADLRQWWTAFNDPLLTQLVGQAATQNLDVAQAVVRLRQAREALVQSRASLLPDVSASAGASRTEGITGASGGNSSFSLGADVNYQADLFGGVRRGVEASRAQLEASGYDYATVLVSIQGEIARNYILARAAQAQLANARDSLAIQDDNLEIAGFRVQAGLVSSLDQEQARASRAQTAASIPSIEASYNSAVSRLGVLTGQAPGALKGEMEAVRPVPQGPGAIAVGIPADTLRQRPDVRSAERNLASAVAQIGVAEAQLYPSLSLGGSIDAGASNLGSIFDVITGRVFASIAQTIFDAGRTRSQVRSAQAGADGAFVAYKQTVLTAVEDVENAIVALQTAQRREREFVIALDAANNSAILSRSSYRAGLADFLTLSQSEASLISARNGLLQARSDQASALIQLYLALGGGWDAGAVPTPQSVPAPATLSTTGQN; from the coding sequence ATGAACCGTCCGACAATCCTGACGATGCTGATCGCCGTGCCGCTCGCGGGCTGCGCGGTCGGCCTGGATTACCGGCCGAAGGGCGCGTCCGAGCTCGGCGTGCCGGCGGCCTATTCGGTCGAGGCGCAGCAGGCGGCGCAGGCGGATCTGCGCCAGTGGTGGACCGCGTTCAACGATCCATTGCTCACGCAACTGGTCGGGCAGGCGGCGACGCAGAATCTCGATGTGGCGCAGGCGGTCGTGCGATTGCGCCAGGCGCGCGAGGCGCTGGTCCAGTCGCGCGCCTCGCTCCTTCCCGACGTCAGCGCGAGCGCCGGGGCGTCGCGGACCGAGGGGATCACCGGCGCATCGGGCGGCAACAGCAGCTTCTCGCTCGGCGCCGACGTCAACTATCAGGCCGACCTGTTCGGCGGGGTGCGCCGGGGCGTTGAGGCGAGCCGCGCGCAGCTCGAAGCGAGCGGCTATGACTATGCGACGGTGCTGGTCTCGATCCAGGGTGAGATCGCGCGCAACTACATCCTCGCGCGGGCCGCGCAGGCGCAACTCGCCAATGCGCGGGATAGCCTGGCGATTCAGGACGACAATCTCGAGATCGCCGGGTTCCGTGTGCAGGCCGGGCTCGTCTCCTCGCTCGACCAGGAACAGGCGCGCGCCAGCCGGGCGCAGACCGCGGCGTCGATTCCGTCGATCGAGGCAAGCTACAACAGCGCGGTCTCGCGGCTGGGCGTGCTCACCGGCCAGGCGCCCGGCGCGCTCAAGGGCGAGATGGAGGCGGTGCGCCCCGTGCCGCAGGGCCCGGGGGCGATCGCGGTCGGCATCCCGGCCGACACGCTGCGCCAGCGCCCCGATGTCCGCTCGGCCGAACGCAATCTCGCGTCCGCGGTGGCGCAGATCGGCGTCGCGGAGGCGCAGCTCTATCCCTCACTGTCGCTCGGCGGGAGCATCGACGCGGGTGCGTCGAACCTCGGCAGCATCTTTGACGTGATCACCGGACGCGTCTTCGCAAGCATCGCGCAGACGATCTTCGACGCCGGCCGCACGCGATCGCAGGTCCGCTCGGCGCAGGCTGGGGCGGACGGCGCGTTTGTCGCCTACAAGCAGACCGTGCTGACCGCGGTCGAGGATGTCGAGAACGCGATCGTCGCACTGCAGACCGCGCAGCGCCGCGAGCGCGAGTTCGTGATCGCGCTCGACGCGGCGAACAACAGCGCAATTCTCTCGCGCAGCTCGTACCGCGCCGGGCTCGCCGATTTCCTGACGCTCAGCCAGAGCGAGGCCTCGCTGATTTCGGCGCGCAACGGCCTGCTCCAGGCGCGCTCGGACCAGGCCTCGGCGCTGATCCAGCTCTATCTCGCGCTCGGCGGCGGCTGGGATGCCGGCGCCGTGCCCACCCCGCAGAGTGTTCCCGCGCCCGCGACCCTCTCCACGACCGGACAAAACTGA
- the phhA gene encoding phenylalanine 4-monooxygenase produces the protein MISETHVLDRPPEGAAADWTIPQDWNAFTPAEHAVWDTLFERQIKLLPGRASKAYLRGLELLKLSESGIPNFEELSERLMKLTGWQVVAVPGLVPDEVFFDHMANRRFVAGNFIRRPDQLDYLQEPDVFHDVFGHVPMLADPVFADYMEAYGRGGQRAMELGALTQLSRLYWYTVEFGLIEEAEGLRIYGSGIVSSFGESRFALDSDSPNRIGFDLKRVMRTEYRIDDFQQNYFVIPGFDALLRVTVETDFAPLYREILAQPDIPIAEIVEGDRVITRGTQEYARSKA, from the coding sequence ATGATAAGCGAAACCCATGTTCTCGACCGCCCGCCGGAGGGTGCGGCGGCCGACTGGACGATCCCGCAGGACTGGAACGCCTTCACGCCCGCCGAGCATGCCGTGTGGGACACGCTGTTCGAGCGCCAGATCAAGCTGCTCCCCGGCCGCGCCTCGAAGGCCTATCTCCGTGGCCTCGAGCTGCTCAAGCTGTCCGAATCGGGCATCCCCAATTTCGAGGAGCTTTCCGAGCGGCTGATGAAGCTCACCGGCTGGCAGGTCGTGGCGGTGCCGGGGCTCGTCCCCGACGAGGTGTTCTTCGACCACATGGCCAATCGCCGCTTCGTCGCGGGCAACTTCATCCGCCGCCCGGACCAGCTCGACTATCTCCAGGAGCCGGACGTGTTCCACGACGTGTTCGGCCATGTCCCGATGCTCGCCGACCCGGTGTTCGCCGATTATATGGAGGCCTATGGCCGCGGCGGGCAGCGGGCGATGGAGCTGGGTGCGCTCACGCAGCTCTCGCGCCTCTATTGGTACACCGTCGAGTTCGGACTGATCGAGGAAGCCGAGGGGCTGCGCATCTATGGCTCGGGCATCGTGTCGAGCTTCGGCGAGAGCCGCTTCGCGCTCGACAGCGACAGCCCCAACCGCATCGGCTTTGACCTCAAGCGCGTGATGCGCACCGAATACCGGATCGACGATTTCCAGCAGAATTACTTCGTCATCCCGGGCTTCGACGCGTTGCTCCGCGTCACCGTCGAGACCGATTTTGCACCGCTCTATCGCGAGATTCTGGCGCAGCCCGACATCCCGATCGCCGAGATCGTCGAGGGCGACCGGGTGATCACCCGCGGCACGCAGGAATATGCCCGGTCAAAGGCCTGA
- a CDS encoding TIGR02117 family protein: MDENGTRKKVARRLLRWLGRAALAVALLLLGYGGAGWIGGLIPANGEWREPEQGIRIYVEDNGVHTGIVLPVRGAGVDWSGLVRGEDLRDPRFAGHGWRSFGWGDRDFYLNTPTWSELKPGRVLKAAIGSSNTLMHVDFIPEPTEGPKVRAIMLRPEEYRRLAAFIQASFRTGADGRAARYPGYGSYDAFYDATGSYSAVRTCNAWTGEAFRAAGVKMGRWTPFPSTVMRWLPVESTQ; encoded by the coding sequence ATGGACGAAAACGGCACCCGCAAGAAAGTTGCGCGGCGGCTGCTGCGCTGGCTTGGCCGCGCGGCGCTTGCGGTCGCATTGCTGCTGCTCGGCTATGGTGGCGCAGGATGGATCGGCGGGCTGATCCCGGCCAACGGCGAATGGCGCGAGCCCGAGCAGGGCATCCGCATCTATGTCGAGGACAATGGCGTCCACACCGGCATCGTCCTGCCAGTGCGCGGGGCTGGGGTGGACTGGAGCGGCCTCGTGCGCGGCGAGGATTTGCGCGACCCGCGCTTCGCCGGGCATGGCTGGCGCAGCTTCGGCTGGGGCGACCGCGACTTCTACCTCAACACGCCGACCTGGTCCGAGCTCAAGCCCGGGCGGGTGCTCAAGGCGGCAATCGGCAGCTCAAATACGCTGATGCATGTCGACTTCATCCCCGAGCCGACCGAGGGCCCGAAGGTACGGGCGATCATGCTGCGGCCCGAGGAATATCGCCGGCTCGCCGCCTTCATCCAGGCGAGCTTCCGCACCGGAGCGGACGGGCGCGCGGCGCGTTATCCCGGCTATGGCAGTTACGATGCCTTCTACGACGCAACCGGCAGCTACAGCGCGGTGCGCACCTGCAACGCCTGGACCGGCGAGGCATTTCGCGCGGCGGGGGTGAAAATGGGACGCTGGACCCCATTTCCATCTACGGTGATGCGATGGTTGCCCGTGGAGAGCACGCAATGA
- a CDS encoding ABC transporter ATP-binding protein: MRANPRAPASASRAAASGARAAVAEAIRVADADPIIRLRGVTKTYGEGPTAFQALKGVDLDIQEGDFVAVMGPSGSGKSTTMNILGCLDVPTAGEFTFKGVHIERLDRDQRALVRRKYLGFVFQGFNLLSRTSALENVELPLLYRGEDRKVRHELGMAALDKVGLADWWDHTPAELSGGQQQRVAIARAIVTSPAVLLADEPTGNLDSERSIEIMELLTSLNKNSGITVLMVTHEGDMAAFAHTIVHFKDGLVERIDAGNGKVMV; encoded by the coding sequence ATGCGGGCGAATCCTCGGGCTCCAGCCAGCGCAAGTCGGGCGGCGGCCAGCGGCGCCAGGGCGGCGGTGGCGGAGGCAATACGGGTGGCTGACGCCGATCCGATCATCCGCCTGCGCGGCGTCACCAAGACCTATGGCGAGGGACCGACCGCCTTCCAGGCGCTGAAGGGGGTCGACCTCGACATCCAGGAGGGCGATTTCGTCGCGGTGATGGGCCCGTCGGGTTCGGGCAAGTCGACGACGATGAATATCCTTGGGTGCCTCGACGTGCCGACTGCGGGGGAGTTCACCTTCAAGGGCGTGCATATCGAGAGGCTCGACCGCGACCAGCGCGCGCTGGTGCGGCGCAAATATCTCGGCTTCGTGTTCCAAGGGTTCAACCTGCTCAGCCGCACCAGCGCGCTCGAGAATGTCGAGCTGCCCTTGCTCTATCGCGGCGAGGACCGGAAGGTGCGCCACGAGCTCGGCATGGCCGCGCTCGACAAGGTCGGGCTCGCCGACTGGTGGGACCACACCCCTGCCGAGCTCTCGGGCGGCCAGCAGCAGCGCGTCGCGATCGCCCGTGCGATCGTCACCAGCCCCGCGGTGCTGCTCGCCGACGAGCCCACCGGCAATCTCGATTCCGAGCGCTCGATCGAGATCATGGAGCTGCTTACCAGCCTCAACAAGAATAGCGGCATCACCGTGCTGATGGTCACGCACGAGGGCGACATGGCGGCGTTCGCTCACACCATCGTCCACTTCAAGGATGGTCTGGTCGAGCGGATCGATGCGGGCAACGGGAAGGTGATGGTGTGA
- a CDS encoding ABC transporter permease, whose translation MLGTTLTLAIRSILRHKLRSFLTTLGIIIGVAAVVAMVTLGKATTAAVQQQIASLGTNILQVRPGQGFGRGGGGPRPPDFEEQDVEAVKEQVAGVTAVAPQAQSTATAINEGANWSTTINGTTNDFFKVQPWPLTAGRTFSPAEEAAGKSVCIIGNTVRQNLFRGERAVGARLRVNNVSCDVIGTLSTRGQAGFGGDQDDVIIMPIKTVQRRFTGNRDIRLMLVGVDQAYDTQQVQSALTDLLRERRRLEPGAEDNFNIFDTAQISATLTGTTTLLTQIVAAVAGISLIVGGIGIMNIMLVSVTERTREIGIRLAIGAIASEVLMQFLVEAIVLSMLGGVIGLLIAQLAIAILTPLMQVPWTFDLQINVIAFLIAAAIGVVFGFFPARRAASLNPIDALRHE comes from the coding sequence ATGCTCGGCACCACGCTCACCCTCGCGATCCGCTCGATCCTGCGCCACAAGCTGCGCTCGTTCCTGACCACGCTCGGCATCATCATCGGCGTCGCCGCGGTGGTGGCGATGGTGACCTTGGGCAAGGCGACCACGGCGGCGGTGCAGCAGCAGATCGCGAGCCTCGGCACCAACATCCTGCAGGTCCGTCCCGGCCAGGGCTTCGGCCGCGGCGGCGGCGGCCCGCGTCCGCCCGATTTCGAGGAGCAGGACGTCGAGGCGGTCAAGGAGCAGGTCGCGGGCGTCACCGCGGTCGCGCCGCAGGCCCAGTCGACCGCGACCGCGATCAACGAGGGCGCCAACTGGTCGACCACGATCAACGGCACGACCAACGACTTCTTCAAGGTCCAGCCCTGGCCGCTGACCGCGGGGCGCACCTTCTCTCCGGCCGAGGAAGCGGCGGGCAAATCGGTGTGCATCATCGGCAACACGGTGCGCCAGAACCTGTTCCGCGGCGAGCGCGCGGTCGGCGCGCGGCTGCGCGTCAACAATGTCTCGTGCGACGTGATCGGCACGCTCTCGACGCGCGGCCAGGCCGGCTTCGGCGGCGACCAGGACGACGTCATCATCATGCCGATCAAGACGGTGCAGCGCCGCTTCACCGGCAACCGTGACATTCGCCTGATGCTGGTCGGCGTTGACCAGGCCTATGACACGCAGCAGGTGCAGTCCGCGCTCACCGACCTGTTGCGCGAGCGGCGGCGGCTGGAGCCGGGCGCGGAGGACAATTTCAACATCTTCGACACCGCCCAGATCAGCGCGACGCTGACCGGCACCACCACCTTGCTGACACAGATCGTCGCGGCGGTCGCCGGGATCAGCCTGATCGTCGGCGGCATCGGCATCATGAACATCATGCTGGTGTCGGTGACCGAGCGCACGCGCGAGATCGGCATCCGCCTCGCCATCGGCGCGATCGCGAGCGAGGTGCTGATGCAGTTCCTGGTCGAGGCGATCGTGCTGTCGATGCTGGGCGGGGTGATCGGGCTGCTGATCGCGCAGCTGGCCATCGCGATCCTCACGCCGCTGATGCAGGTGCCGTGGACGTTCGACCTGCAGATCAACGTCATCGCCTTCCTGATCGCGGCGGCGATCGGGGTGGTGTTCGGCTTCTTCCCAGCGCGGCGCGCGGCGAGCCTCAACCCGATCGACGCGCTGCGGCACGAATAG
- a CDS encoding nucleotidyltransferase family protein has translation MIGAERVALVLLAAGRSKRFGGDKLTQLYLGRPVGLHVVVALEAVPFRERIAVVSETKLDLAGCGYRIIHNDDPAAGMGRSLRLGVEAACESGAEAVLIALADMPKVTATHIYRLLDRAEGPDAIVASSDGEIPRPPVLFGCSHFDELLRTEGDMGARALVKHGHHVVTSPAELVDIDTVEDLNRLIRG, from the coding sequence ATGATCGGGGCTGAACGCGTGGCGCTGGTGCTGCTCGCCGCGGGCCGCTCCAAGCGGTTCGGCGGCGACAAGCTGACCCAGCTCTATCTCGGCCGCCCGGTCGGGCTGCACGTCGTCGTCGCGCTCGAGGCGGTCCCGTTCCGCGAGCGGATCGCAGTGGTGTCAGAAACCAAGCTGGACCTCGCCGGCTGCGGCTACCGCATCATCCACAATGATGACCCCGCGGCAGGCATGGGCCGCTCGCTGCGGCTGGGCGTGGAAGCGGCCTGCGAGAGTGGCGCCGAGGCGGTGCTGATCGCGCTGGCCGACATGCCCAAGGTCACCGCCACGCACATCTACCGCCTGCTCGACCGCGCCGAGGGGCCCGATGCAATCGTGGCGTCGAGCGACGGCGAGATCCCGCGTCCACCGGTTCTGTTCGGATGCAGCCATTTCGACGAGCTGCTGCGCACCGAGGGCGACATGGGCGCGCGCGCACTGGTCAAGCACGGCCATCATGTCGTGACCTCCCCCGCCGAGCTGGTCGATATCGACACGGTCGAGGATTTGAACCGCCTGATTCGCGGCTAA